The following coding sequences lie in one Photobacterium sp. CCB-ST2H9 genomic window:
- a CDS encoding TerD family protein — MAINLEKNSTISLTKTATVELKKLTLGLGWSPVKPTGFFSAIFSDGDIDLDASCVLLDETGEVLDIVSYQKLKSKCKSVLHQGDNRTGEGDGDDEQIKINLEKLPNNVAYMALTVNSFRGQPFSKVDNAYCRVMDQTQTEVCRFTLSEQGKHTGIYIALLSRQGGEWHFSAKGVPVQGTHVNDMLPTICGSL; from the coding sequence ATGGCTATTAACCTAGAGAAAAACAGCACGATTTCCCTGACGAAGACAGCGACAGTCGAGTTGAAAAAACTGACCCTGGGACTGGGCTGGAGTCCGGTAAAACCAACCGGATTTTTCAGCGCAATTTTCAGCGATGGTGATATCGATCTGGATGCATCCTGCGTGCTGCTGGATGAAACCGGCGAAGTGCTGGATATCGTCAGTTATCAGAAACTGAAATCAAAATGTAAAAGCGTGCTTCATCAGGGCGATAACCGCACCGGTGAAGGGGACGGCGATGATGAGCAGATTAAAATTAATCTGGAAAAACTGCCGAACAACGTCGCGTATATGGCACTGACAGTGAACAGTTTCCGTGGTCAGCCTTTCAGCAAGGTGGACAACGCTTACTGCCGCGTGATGGACCAGACTCAAACTGAAGTCTGTCGTTTCACGCTGTCGGAGCAGGGGAAGCACACCGGCATTTATATTGCGCTGCTGTCCCGTCAGGGCGGGGAATGGCATTTCTCTGCGAAAGGTGTGCCGGTTCAGGGCACTCACGTCAATGACATGCTCCCGACGATTTGCGGTTCTCTGTAA
- a CDS encoding MFS transporter — protein MNRSFSLALLAVIAMLPVGLTSAMFRAMSTHMAVTNGLSPDEMSHLDIGFMMTQLVMLLLAPLILRRCRINVALRRALMMAAVSHLVIAVTDHAPLLQAGAWLALGACASLILVSLNLLILARCRYRTITVITALILLCSTLLPMGVYPWLLSWLAEETAWQFLSYLLAGMLLTAQLMAEWVTDIRQPQRERKSNVLPYLLMTGCLVLIAYLLMRGSYYNWFDHPRFRWMTGVTAMLALGALVLMQAGQRSGHTLNRKLLTNLHNNVFMYNGFLAGFGVMASGALVANFLSHVMHYSHENAGLIQLPSFLAMLAGMLLSVVAANQHRFPRDMITPIGVLMIIGSVVMFSHLPSYAGPDELLFPLCLRGLGVGLLNVSVTIAMLAHFKPEHRPEGISVFYIFRTLGGLAGSAIFARIMQITRYESMSELARTLDNGGQAVEQYTQAMKRLALTQGYLPSRTLSAGQLSQTLKLEASTLALSNTFLAFVIAILLLAPVMIIGKKLVARHQSTSC, from the coding sequence ATGAATCGTTCGTTTTCCCTAGCCTTACTGGCGGTCATTGCCATGTTACCGGTGGGTCTGACTTCAGCGATGTTCAGGGCGATGTCAACGCATATGGCCGTCACCAATGGCCTTTCACCGGATGAGATGAGCCACCTCGATATCGGGTTCATGATGACGCAACTGGTGATGCTGTTGCTGGCGCCTCTGATCTTGCGCAGGTGCAGAATCAATGTGGCGCTGCGCAGGGCACTGATGATGGCTGCCGTTTCCCATCTGGTGATTGCGGTGACTGATCATGCCCCCCTTTTACAGGCAGGTGCCTGGCTGGCGCTTGGTGCCTGTGCCAGCCTGATTCTGGTCAGTCTGAACCTGTTGATCCTGGCCAGATGTCGCTACCGGACAATAACAGTGATAACGGCTTTGATCCTGCTGTGTTCGACGTTGCTGCCGATGGGGGTCTATCCCTGGCTGCTGTCCTGGCTGGCGGAGGAAACAGCCTGGCAGTTTCTGTCTTATCTTCTTGCGGGCATGCTGCTGACCGCGCAGTTGATGGCCGAGTGGGTGACGGATATCAGACAGCCGCAGCGTGAGCGGAAGTCGAATGTGCTGCCTTACCTGCTGATGACCGGCTGTCTGGTACTGATTGCCTATTTACTGATGCGGGGTAGTTATTACAACTGGTTTGATCATCCGCGTTTCCGGTGGATGACCGGAGTGACAGCCATGCTGGCTTTGGGGGCACTGGTTCTGATGCAGGCCGGGCAGCGGTCTGGTCATACCCTGAACCGGAAGTTACTGACGAATCTGCACAATAACGTCTTTATGTATAACGGATTTCTGGCCGGATTTGGCGTGATGGCCAGCGGGGCTCTGGTGGCAAACTTTCTTTCTCATGTGATGCATTACAGTCATGAGAATGCGGGACTGATCCAGTTGCCGTCGTTCCTGGCCATGCTGGCCGGGATGTTGCTCAGTGTTGTGGCCGCAAACCAGCATCGCTTCCCGCGCGATATGATCACGCCGATTGGCGTCCTGATGATTATCGGCTCGGTCGTCATGTTCAGTCATTTACCAAGCTATGCTGGCCCGGATGAACTGCTGTTTCCACTTTGTTTACGGGGGCTGGGCGTCGGTTTGCTTAATGTGTCGGTGACCATTGCGATGCTGGCTCATTTTAAGCCTGAGCATCGCCCGGAAGGGATCAGTGTGTTTTATATCTTCCGGACACTGGGTGGACTGGCGGGGTCTGCAATTTTTGCCCGCATCATGCAGATCACCCGTTACGAGTCGATGAGTGAACTTGCCCGGACTCTGGATAACGGCGGACAGGCGGTTGAGCAATACACTCAGGCAATGAAGCGTCTGGCACTGACTCAGGGATATCTGCCTTCCAGAACGCTGAGTGCGGGTCAGCTTAGCCAGACGCTGAAACTGGAAGCATCAACGCTGGCACTCAGTAACACATTTCTGGCTTTCGTGATCGCGATTCTGTTGCTGGCCCCGGTGATGATCATCGGTAAAAAACTGGTTGCGAGGCATCAATCGACGTCTTGTTGA
- a CDS encoding TerD family protein, whose translation MAINLEKGNTINLQKAEPGLVNLRLGLGWDPVSSAAQFDIDSSAFICRHNAQGEPKLISDGHFVFYNNLKCPQGAVVHTGDNRTGNGDGDDEVIKINLTSMSPEADEISLIVTIHDAPARNHNFGMVRNSYIKLYNEDSGQLIAQFNLGNEFSNETSVQFGSLFKENGQWNFKAVGAGYQLGLVDFVNGYQ comes from the coding sequence ATGGCTATTAATTTAGAGAAAGGGAACACCATTAACCTGCAGAAAGCGGAACCGGGACTGGTCAATCTTCGTCTGGGTTTAGGCTGGGATCCGGTCTCAAGCGCGGCTCAGTTCGATATCGATTCTTCTGCTTTCATCTGCCGTCATAACGCACAGGGCGAGCCAAAACTGATTTCTGACGGTCACTTCGTGTTTTATAACAACCTGAAGTGTCCGCAGGGTGCTGTGGTCCACACTGGTGATAACCGTACCGGTAACGGCGACGGTGATGATGAAGTCATCAAAATCAACCTGACCAGCATGTCTCCTGAAGCGGATGAGATTTCTCTGATTGTGACCATTCACGATGCACCGGCACGGAATCACAACTTCGGTATGGTCCGTAACAGCTACATCAAGCTGTATAACGAAGACTCAGGTCAGCTGATTGCACAGTTTAATCTGGGCAATGAATTCAGCAATGAAACGTCTGTTCAGTTCGGCTCTCTGTTTAAAGAAAATGGTCAGTGGAACTTTAAAGCGGTAGGTGCAGGTTACCAGCTGGGTCTGGTGGACTTTGTCAACGGTTACCAGTAA
- a CDS encoding HlyD family secretion protein, with protein sequence MKKILIALSAVTTLLLGGWKYWEDQDYVTTDNAYVKADITVVSPEVSGSVVELFIQDNQWVQAGDPLFAIDSRDYQANVNIAKAAIEVAKSALNNNASRIRLQQVSIEQATAAIKGAKANAALQHSERERFSKLLRSSSVSQTAFDNQNTKAIEAEVKLKNAYLVLEASKKQLDTLSAEREQLKAQRQQAESKLALNTIALNRTIVKAPVDGYIANRQVQTGKFVQPGMGVVTLVPSEVWLEANFKETQLAHVVVGQTVNVVLDMFPDKPLQGVVDSVTPATGAQFSLLPPQNATGNFVKVVQRVPVKIRLNLPDHLQGRIYPGLSAIASVRIIR encoded by the coding sequence ATGAAAAAAATCTTAATTGCCCTGAGCGCGGTCACAACGCTGTTGCTGGGCGGATGGAAATACTGGGAAGACCAGGATTATGTCACCACAGATAATGCGTATGTGAAGGCTGATATTACTGTCGTCTCCCCTGAAGTGAGCGGGAGTGTGGTTGAGCTGTTCATTCAAGATAACCAATGGGTGCAGGCTGGTGACCCCTTGTTTGCCATCGACAGCCGGGATTATCAGGCCAATGTGAATATCGCGAAAGCTGCCATCGAGGTAGCCAAATCCGCACTGAACAATAATGCGTCACGGATCAGGTTACAACAGGTCAGTATTGAGCAGGCAACGGCTGCAATTAAAGGGGCGAAAGCCAATGCCGCGTTGCAGCACTCTGAAAGGGAGCGGTTCAGTAAACTGCTGCGTTCTTCATCAGTGAGCCAGACCGCTTTTGATAATCAGAACACCAAAGCCATTGAAGCTGAGGTGAAACTGAAAAATGCCTACCTCGTCCTGGAAGCCTCTAAAAAACAATTGGATACCCTGTCGGCGGAGCGTGAGCAACTGAAGGCGCAGCGTCAGCAGGCAGAGTCCAAGCTGGCGCTGAATACCATTGCTCTGAATCGCACCATTGTGAAAGCCCCCGTAGACGGATATATCGCCAATCGCCAGGTTCAAACCGGAAAATTTGTTCAGCCGGGCATGGGTGTCGTGACGCTGGTACCGAGTGAGGTATGGCTGGAGGCTAATTTCAAAGAAACGCAGTTAGCGCATGTTGTTGTTGGTCAGACCGTCAATGTTGTGCTGGATATGTTCCCGGACAAGCCGCTTCAGGGGGTTGTCGATTCCGTGACACCGGCGACAGGGGCGCAGTTCAGTCTGCTGCCGCCACAGAATGCCACCGGAAACTTTGTGAAGGTTGTTCAGCGGGTGCCGGTGAAAATCAGACTGAATTTGCCAGATCACCTGCAGGGCCGGATATACCCGGGTCTTTCAGCCATTGCCAGTGTCCGGATCATCCGGTAA
- a CDS encoding toxic anion resistance protein: protein MVKTFHSTAQTSKENKSKIKDFSSVERAKPEATSTQNAAHQEKKLNRSPGVLFSHQVKSVNGDIDIPSVWKQTVDAERSAETEISNHDYLKVRTYSGEITIESTTDQIEFCNHLSKRFQTVQGELSDYAKLGKVDQLTDLGSSVIDIAKSIDISIFNPKKMTSRIATLMRTKKGKIEFVKHEFDFACDQIDAKIDSVFQDLTSMKSTLSEFEARMSEVQSIYQELELRILAARVKLTAFTAEINSDTSVSRSSDPFAADKLSTQKEAISRWERKISNLQVLRQSLLMTLPQLKLYSSNLVNGFSRIEEIRTNIIQVWKQQFLTAIALHEKSEVSLYYELNDVQEKLFASIMELNKNDL, encoded by the coding sequence ATGGTTAAAACGTTTCATAGTACTGCACAAACCAGTAAAGAAAATAAATCTAAGATAAAAGATTTCTCTTCCGTAGAAAGAGCGAAGCCTGAGGCCACATCAACTCAGAACGCTGCTCATCAGGAGAAAAAACTGAATCGTTCACCGGGTGTTCTTTTTTCTCATCAGGTGAAGTCTGTGAACGGCGATATTGACATTCCCTCTGTATGGAAACAAACGGTTGATGCTGAGCGAAGTGCAGAAACCGAGATTTCAAATCATGACTACCTGAAAGTCCGGACTTACTCAGGTGAGATCACGATTGAAAGTACGACCGATCAGATCGAATTTTGTAATCATCTTTCCAAGCGTTTTCAGACGGTTCAGGGTGAACTGTCAGACTACGCCAAACTTGGGAAAGTGGATCAATTAACCGATCTGGGTTCATCCGTGATTGATATTGCGAAAAGTATCGATATTTCTATCTTCAATCCCAAAAAGATGACCAGTCGAATCGCAACACTGATGCGAACGAAAAAAGGAAAAATTGAGTTTGTAAAACACGAATTTGATTTTGCCTGCGATCAGATAGACGCAAAAATTGACTCAGTTTTTCAGGATTTAACGTCAATGAAGTCGACGTTGTCTGAATTTGAAGCGCGGATGTCGGAAGTGCAGTCCATTTATCAGGAGCTGGAGCTGAGAATTCTGGCAGCCCGGGTGAAACTGACCGCATTTACCGCCGAAATCAATTCAGATACATCCGTGAGCCGGTCGTCTGATCCGTTTGCCGCCGATAAGCTTTCGACTCAAAAAGAGGCGATCTCCCGCTGGGAAAGGAAAATTTCAAACCTGCAGGTGCTGCGTCAGTCTTTGCTGATGACCTTGCCCCAGCTCAAGCTTTATTCCTCGAATCTGGTGAATGGTTTCAGCCGGATAGAAGAAATTCGCACCAACATTATTCAGGTGTGGAAACAGCAGTTTTTAACTGCCATTGCGCTTCATGAGAAAAGTGAAGTCTCTCTGTATTACGAACTCAACGATGTTCAGGAAAAGTTATTCGCCAGTATCATGGAGCTGAATAAAAATGACCTTTAA
- a CDS encoding toxic anion resistance protein, which produces MTFKPVFVNTATPATAVQTAEVQQAPVALEQAVIQAAVDQAMGQYQSELEQCQIDTRVLSTTLVSQLSQVDVYSPNGVATLGDASAQKISSYSDDMLKHVKCKDLEHMAGNLNEVIGLAKGVNIEALMGENSFFSKLVAKVKNTKEKILAQFNSVNTQLERLVKEIDKQQSNLRERAHQLDNVFIHNMNEYKELSASIVFGEAKLYLIQQKIEGLAEEAATSPFLAQQVSDLKDIAARVEKRVYDLKSLQMLALQTAPMIRMVQTNNLTLVEKFDNIKTLTIPAWKKQFTLAITMLEQKKAVQLSNKIDDTTNDLIRKNADMLRQNTLDVARSNQRSVVDIETLEHVQTTLISTLQDVVTIEQEGARQRQAASQKMESMKTELLSVLSQ; this is translated from the coding sequence ATGACCTTTAAACCTGTTTTTGTAAACACTGCAACGCCTGCGACGGCGGTCCAAACCGCTGAAGTACAACAAGCCCCGGTTGCTCTTGAGCAGGCAGTCATCCAGGCTGCTGTTGATCAGGCGATGGGGCAGTATCAGTCTGAGCTTGAACAATGTCAGATTGATACCCGTGTGTTAAGCACAACCTTAGTCAGCCAGTTGTCTCAAGTGGATGTCTACAGTCCGAATGGTGTTGCGACGCTGGGTGATGCTTCTGCTCAGAAGATCAGCAGCTATTCCGATGACATGCTTAAGCATGTGAAGTGTAAAGATCTGGAGCATATGGCCGGGAACCTGAATGAGGTGATTGGTCTGGCGAAGGGCGTGAATATTGAAGCCCTGATGGGCGAAAACAGTTTCTTCTCGAAGCTGGTTGCGAAGGTGAAGAACACCAAAGAAAAAATTCTGGCGCAGTTCAATTCTGTGAATACACAGCTTGAGCGGCTGGTGAAAGAAATTGATAAACAGCAGTCCAACCTGCGTGAGCGGGCGCATCAGCTGGACAATGTCTTTATCCATAATATGAATGAGTATAAAGAACTGTCCGCCAGCATTGTGTTCGGCGAAGCCAAGCTGTACCTGATTCAGCAGAAAATTGAAGGGTTGGCTGAAGAGGCGGCGACCTCTCCGTTTCTGGCTCAGCAGGTGAGTGATCTGAAAGATATTGCGGCCCGTGTAGAAAAACGCGTGTACGATCTGAAATCGCTGCAAATGCTCGCGCTGCAAACGGCGCCGATGATCCGCATGGTGCAGACCAACAACCTGACTCTGGTCGAGAAATTCGACAACATCAAAACCCTCACCATTCCGGCATGGAAGAAGCAATTCACCCTGGCGATCACCATGCTGGAGCAGAAGAAAGCGGTCCAGCTCAGTAACAAGATCGATGACACCACCAATGATCTGATTCGGAAGAATGCCGATATGCTCCGCCAGAACACCCTGGATGTCGCACGCAGCAATCAGCGCTCTGTAGTGGATATCGAGACCCTTGAACATGTTCAGACCACACTGATCAGCACCTTGCAGGATGTGGTCACGATTGAGCAGGAAGGCGCAAGACAGCGTCAGGCTGCCAGCCAGAAAATGGAATCCATGAAAACAGAATTACTGTCTGTTCTGTCCCAATAA